Proteins encoded by one window of Arachis hypogaea cultivar Tifrunner chromosome 1, arahy.Tifrunner.gnm2.J5K5, whole genome shotgun sequence:
- the LOC112710078 gene encoding two-component response regulator-like APRR1, which produces MEREELNLNKESNNNGVGGNNSKSGGDGFIDRSKVRILLCDNDSKSSEEVFTLLIRCSYQVVSVKSARQVIDALNAERQYIDIILAEVDLPIKKGMKMLKYIARDKELRRIPVIMMSAQDEVSIVVKCLKLGAADYLVKPLRTNELLNLWTHMWRRRRMLGLVENNILNYDFDLVVSDPSDANTNSTTLFSDDTDDKSKRSSNPEAGISIQQQEATVAMDIVVEEHPNSLVSPDVPGISDRRTGAQGQHQSYNNITEGYFSSAPKKSELRIGESSAFFTYVKAATTIRSNIEEIVHLDKNATKQVRMEDMDQACAQEKGNLQRHENGETLESHSQEDLPSSNSIPDSFSIERSCTPPASMEVSQQKHHKEEHRQGVVHPRNGSHGSEPDASSMNAHHAYPYYMSGVVNHVMMPSSAQLYQKNMQELQNHTSSSMIAQYNHLPHCPPHPNGMTSFPYYPMGICLQPGQIPANHSWQQLGGSSSSEVKLSKVDRREAALMKFRQKRKERCFDKKIRYVNRKRLAERRPRVRGQFVRKLNGVNVDLNGHPASTDYDDEDDDEEEEDNHVANDSSPEDA; this is translated from the exons ATGGAGAGGGAGGAGCTGAATTTGAACAAAGAGAGTAATAACAACGGTGTTGGAGGTAATAACAGTAAGAGTGGCGGTGATGGCTTCATTGACAGAAGCAAAGTTAGGATTTTGTTGTGTGATAACGATTCCAAGAGTTCCGAAGAGGTTTTTACTCTTCTAATTCGATGCTCTTATCAAG TTGTTTCTGTAAAGTCAGCAAGGCAAGTAATTGACGCACTGAATGCAGAGCGACAATATATAGACATCATACTAGCTGAAGTCGACCTTCCAATAAAAAAGGGCATGAAGATGCTTAAGTACATAGCACGCGACAAAGAATTGCGCCGAATTCCTGTTATAA TGATGTCTGCACAAGATGAGGTATCCATTGTTGTTAAGTGCTTGAAACTTGGAGCAGCAGACTATCTAGTTAAGCCTTTACGCACTAATGAACTATTAAATTTGTGGACGCACATGTGGAGAAGGAGACGCATG CTTGGACTTGTAGAGAACAACATCTTGAATTATGACTTCGACCTGGTAGTGTCTGACCCGAGCGATGCAAATACAAACAGTACCACCTTATTTTCTGATGACACAGATGATAAGTCCAAAAGAAGCAGTAATCCAGAGGCAGGAATATCTATCCAACAACAAGAG GCTACTGTTGCCATGGATATTGTTGTTGAGGAGCATCCTAATTCTTTGGTGTCGCCTGATGTGCCTGGAATTAGTGATCGCCGAACAG GTGCTCAGGGGCAGCATCAATCATACAACAATATTACTGAGG GTTATTTTTCATCTGCTCCAAAGAAGAGTGAACTAAGGATAGGAGAATCATCAGCCTTCTTCACTTATGTCAAAGCAGCAACAACAATAAGGAGCAACATTGAAGAGATTGTTCATCTTGACAAGAATGCTACTAAACAAGTGAGAATGGAAGACATGGATCAAGCATGTGCTCAAGAGAAGGGTAACCTTCAAAGACATGAGAATGGAGAGACACTTGAAAGCCATTCACAAGAGGACTTACCCAGCAGCAATAGTATACCTGATTCTTTTTCTATTGAGAGATCTTGCACTCCTCCTGCATCAATGGAAGTTTCACAGCAAAAGCATCACAAGGAAGAGCATCGTCAGGGTGTGGTGCATCCAAGAAATGGAAGCCATGGTTCCGAGCCTGATGCATCTAGCATGAATGCTCACCATGCTTATCCATATTATATGTCAGGAGTTGTTAATCATGTTATGATGCCATCATCAGCACAACTGTATCAAAAGAATATGCAGGAGCTACAGAATCATACTAGTTCGTCTATGATTGCACAATACAATCATCTTCCCCACTGCCCTCCTCATCCAAACGGGATGACGTCCTTTCCATATTATCCAATGGGTATATGCTTACAGCCTGGTCAGATTCCTGCGAATCATTCATGGCAACAATTAGGAGGTTCGAGTTCATCAGAGGTGAAATTAAGCAAAGTTGATAGAAGAGAAGCGGCGTTAATGAAGTTTAGACAGAAAAGGAAAGAACGTTGTTTTGATAAGAAAATTAGGTATGTCAATAGGAAACGACTGGCTGAAAGGCGGCCCCGTGTTAGGGGACAATTTGTCAGAAAGTTGAATGGTGTCAATGTGGATCTCAATGGACACCCTGCCTCCACTGATTATGATGACGAAGATGACGATGAGGAGGAAGAAGACAACCATGTAGCAAATGATTCCTCTCCTGAGGATGCATGA
- the LOC112710084 gene encoding protein NEN1 encodes MGPNEDRSEIVFFDVETTVPTRPGQGFAILEFGAILVCPRTLTELRNYSTLVRPADLSLISPLSERCNGITADAVAAAPTFADIADAVYDLLHGRIWAGHNILRFDCARIREAFAAINQQAPEPKGAIDSLVVLTQKFGRRAGNMKMASLATYFGLGQQTHRSLDDVRMNLEVLKYCSTVLFLESSLPDILTANSWISPNAITRSRSNGKSPLDGSSTNMNKDFVMSSSATETKEENHPILSLTRGNANGSVLDTAQSNIDKQDSFDLRTLGDEIQKSIQSDVAMDEKPTQESTEMSSSSFVSPASSSYVVLEPDEICIPSIDASLVPSLFGSQNIELQHSGFPFQLHCTSLKVRFGISTKFYDNAGRPRLNFVVDASPSLCKVLDACDSVVQKLSVDSGSSSDWRPVVIRKEGFFNYPTARLHIPTAVCGDVAFYATEIYQRESSGTVQRLLFSKFDAEELGSLFTPGTFVDAFFSLDPYDYQQNAGIKLVAKKLIIDCK; translated from the exons ATGGGTCCGAACGAAGACCGATCCGAAATAGTGTTCTTCGACGTCGAAACCACCGTTCCGACCCGACCCGGTCAGGGTTTTGCGATTCTTGAGTTCGGAGCCATTCTTGTGTGCCCGAGAACGTTGACGGAGCTCCGAAACTACTCCACACTGGTTCGACCCGCCGACCTCTCACTCATTTCGCCCTTGTCGGAGCGCTGCAACGGTATCACCGCTGACGCCGTCGCCGCCGCACCTACCTTCGCCGACATCGCCGACGCGGTTTACGACCTCCTCCATG GTCGGATTTGGGCGGGTCACAATATCTTAAGATTCGACTGTGCTCGGATCAGAGAGGCATTTGCCGCTATCAATCAGCAAGCACCAGAGCCAAAGGGTGCTATTGACTCTCTGGTTGTGTTAACACAAAAATTTGGAAGAAGGGCTGGTAATATGAAG ATGGCTTCTCTTGCTACATATTTCGGGCTTGGACAGCAAACACATAG GAGCTTAGATGATGTTCGGATGAATCTTGAAGTACTTAAATACTGCTCAACAGTTCTATTCTTg GAGTCTAGTCTCCCAGATATATTGACTGCAAACAGTTGGATTTCACCCAATGCTATTACCAGAAGTCGTAGTAACGGGAAATCTCCCTTAGATGGAAGCTCAACAAATATGAATAAGGATTTTGTAATGTCATCATCTGCCACTGAAACCAAAGAAGAAAATCATCCAATACTTTCTCTTACAAGGGGCAATGCAAACGGATCTGTCTTAGATACTGCACAGTCCAATATAGATAAACAAGACTCTTTCGACCTACGTACTCTTGGTGATGAAATACAAAAATCCATTCAATCTGATGTTGCCATGGATGAAAAACCCACACAAGAGTCAACTGAGATGTCTTCCTCATCTTTTGTGTCTCCAGCATCCAGCAGCTACGTTGTTCTAGAACCGGATGAAATATGTATTCCTTCTATTGATGCATCTCTTGTTCCATCTCTCTTTGGCAGTCAGAATATAGAATTACAGCACAGTGGTTTCCCCTTTCAGCTTCATTGCACTAGTCTGAAAGTTCGATTTGGAATAAGCACAAAGTTTTACGATAATGCTGGTCGGCCGCGGTTAAATTTTGTAGTTGACGCATCACCGAGTTTATGTAAAGTTCTTGATGCATGTGACAGTGTTGTACAAAAGTTATCCGTGGATTCTGGAAGCAGCTCTGATTGGAGGCCAGTTGTTATTAGAAAAGAAGGCTTCTTCAACTATCCGACTGCCAGATTGCA TATACCTACAGCAGTATGTGGAGACGTTGCCTTCTATGCCACTGAGATATATCAGAGAGAATCATCTGGCACTGTGCAAAGACTCCTCTTCAGCAAGTTTGACGCCGAAGAACTGGGTTCGTTGTTCACGCCTGGGACATTTGTGGACGCATTCTTCTCCCTAGATCCGTATGACTATCAGCAGAATGCAGGGATCAAACTAGTTGCCAAAAAGTTGATTATCGATTGCAAGTAA
- the LOC112710093 gene encoding pentatricopeptide repeat-containing protein At5g66520, with product MGSLPASGSSSRSFQQRVFSLLQRCNSLNILLQIHTQLILNSLSYKNNFIFKLLSLYVSYGHLHHAHTLFSTLHKPTTPLWNQIIRAHARTPAAPFKSVECYNRMVASGSEPDGFTYSFLLSACARGGLVWEGEQVHCKVLVKGYCYNLFVETSLVNFYAVCGGVGKARYVFDEMNQRSVASWNSMLAGYVRCGDFDGARRVFDEMPCRNVVSWTTMVAGCARGGKCKQALSLFGEMSRAGVELDQVALVAALTACAELGDLKLGRWIHWYVEQRFVVRNNEQPSLRLSNALIHMYASCGIIDDAYRVFMNMPRKSTVSWTSIIMAFAKQGLGKEALDLFKAMLSDSVGVNEIRPDEVTFIGVLCACSHAGFVDEGRQIFASMKHTWGIHPRIEHYGCMVDLLSRAGFLDEAQGLIKIMPLKPNDVLWGALLGGCRIHKNSELASGVANKVVAELNVNQAAGYLVLLSNIYAFAKRWQDVVAVRQKMIEMGVKKPPGRSVVQINGVLHNFMAGDVTHKHSYYIYETLHGITKQANWEDYEPDITEVLVDA from the coding sequence ATGGGTTCCCTTCCCGCCAGTGGAAGCAGCAGTAGAAGCTTTCAGCAGCGTGTGTTCTCCCTTTTGCAACGATGCAACAGCCTCAACATTCTCCTCCAAATCCACACCCAACTAATCCTCAACTCCCTCTCTTACAAGAACAACTTCATCTTCAAGCTCCTCTCTTTATACGTCTCCTACGGCCACCTCCACCATGCCCACACCCTCTTCTCCACTCTCCACAAACCCACCACCCCCCTCTGGAACCAGATCATCAGGGCCCATGCCCGAACCCCAGCAGCTCCTTTCAAATCTGTGGAGTGCTACAATCGCATGGTGGCTTCTGGGTCGGAGCCTGATGGGTTCACGTACTCGTTCCTTCTGAGCGCGTGCGCACGTGGTGGGTTGGTTTGGGAAGGGGAACAGGTGCATTGCAAGGTTTTGGTCAAAGGGTATTGCTACAATTTGTTTGTGGAGACAAGTTTGGTGAATTTCTATGCGGTGTGCGGTGGTGTTGGGAAAGCACGTTACGTGTTTGATGAAATGAATCAGAGAAGTGTTGCTAGCTGGAACTCTATGCTTGCTGGGTATGTTAGGTGTGGTGATTTTGATGGGGCCAGAAGGGTTTTCGATGAGATGCCTTGTAGGAATGTTGTGTCTTGGACCACCATGGTTGCCGGATGCGCTCGTGGCGGCAAGTGCAAGCAGGCTTTGTCGTTGTTTGGTGAGATGAGTAGGGCGGGTGTGGAATTGGACCAGGTGGCGCTGGTGGCTGCCTTGACAGCATGCGCTGAGTTGGGGGATCTAAAGTTGGGAAGATGGATACATTGGTATGTTGAACAGAGATTTGTTGTGAGGAACAATGAGCAGCCTTCATTGCGTTTGAGCAATGCACTCATTCATATGTATGCCAGTTGTGGAATCATTGATGATGCTTACAGAGTGTTTATGAATATGCCGCGGAAAAGCACTGTGTCTTGGACTAGCATCATCATGGCTTTTGCGAAACAAGGCCTTGGAAAGGAAGCGCTTGATCTTTTTAAGGCTATGCTTAGTGATAGTGTGGGTGTAAATGAAATAAGACCAGATGAAGTAACCTTCATTGGAGTGCTTTGTGCTTGCAGCCATGCTGGGTTTGTAGACGAAGGACGCCAGATTTTTGCATCTATGAAACATACTTGGGGAATCCACCCAAGGATTGAGCACTATGGATGCATGGTTGATCTCTTGAGCCGTGCTGGCTTCTTAGATGAAGCACAGGGACTTATCAAAATCATGCCTTTAAAACCAAATGATGTGCTATGGGGTGCCCTTCTTGGGGGTTGTCGAATACACAAGAACTCAGAACTAGCATCGGGAGTGGCAAACAAGGTAGTAGCCGAGCTCAACGTCAACCAAGCCGCAGGCTATCTTGTCCTCTTGTCAAACATATATGCTTTTGCCAAAAGGTGGCAGGATGTAGTTGCTGTGAGACAAAAAATGATTGAGATGGGTGTTAAAAAGCCTCCGGGCAGAAGTGTTGTGCAAATTAATGGAGTTCTGCATAACTTTATGGCTGGTGACGTGACGCATAAGCATTCGTATTATATCTATGAAACCCTCCATGGGATCACCAAACAAGCCAATTGGGAAGACTATGAACCAGACATAACAGAGGTCTTAGTTGATGCTTAG